agtcaagagtaagctgtgtattaatataattaattccacttgaactgaagcgacctctagctaggcattcagctcacttgatctcactgaattattaacttgttaattaataatgaaccgcatttattagacttaatattatatgcatacttggaccaagggcactatttccttcactctcACCCGGACTTTGCAGACTTTATTGATTGGGAATGGAACAACTCCACTGAAACCTTTGATAACAAGCTCTCTGACCTCATCACTAAAATTACCTCCTGGGCAAAAATCAATGTTAAGAACATTTTCCATGAGGGGAAGCTCCTTGCTGCTAGGTTAGATGGTGTTCACAAAGCCCTTGAAACCCGCCCTAGATGTCACCACTTGATAGAACTTGATGAGTCCCTATCCATGCAACTTCAATCCCTCTATCAAAAATAGGAATCTTATTGGATGATAAGAGCCAGGTTAAACTGGTTTTCTGAAGGAGATATATAGGAACTCAAAGTTCTTTCAAACCTCAGTCTTGATTAGGcgtaaaagaaataaaattgaATAGCTTTTCACTGATGTTGGGGAAGAAGTCCCTCCTGATCAAACAACGGGTCACATTTGTGAAGCACAGGCTAATGGCATGTGGAAGCCTTTCTACCTCAAAAAGAATGGAACCCCGATATCCCATCtcatgtttgctgatgatctaCTACTGTTTGGAGAAGCGTCTCAGTAAACTCTCCATGGCATGGCCAGTACCCTTGATACCTTTTGGGACTGTTCCGGCCAAAAAATGAACCCGGAAATAAGTAAGCTGTATTTCTCAAAGAACTCCCCTAATGCGGATAAGGAGCTTTTCACCTCCTTCCTAAATGTTCCAGAGAGCCCAGACTTAGGTATCTATCTTGGATTTCCCTTGTCGGATAAGAGACCCACAGCAAATCAAATTAGCCACATAGCTAGAAAAATTAGGAGCAAAGTGGCCACTTGGAAAGCAAAATGCCTTTCAAAAGCCGGGAGACTTGCGCTAATTAAATCTACCCTTTCCACCGTTGCCAACTACTCAATGCAATCGCTGGCATTACGAAAAAAAAAGTGCTCCATGAGATTGACAGTCTGTACTCCAATTTTTTATGGGATTCTTcaacagaaaagaaaaaaacccACCTTGTTTCATGGGATAGAGTCTGTGCACCTCCTAATTTGGGGGGTCTAGGGGTGAGGAAAGCAACGGTTTTGAATAAGTTATCCATGATAAAATTGTGTTGGAGGTTGAATAGCTCCAATAACCTTACAGCTACCTTGATCAGAAATAAATACATATCCAATAGACATTACCCTGCTAGCTTTAAAACGGGGTTTCATGTGTGGCAGGATGTGGGAAAAGGGTGGATAGATTACTCTAAATTCTTTGTGTGGTGTCTTGGGAATGGCCATGATATAAACCTCTAGGATGATAACTGGACCGGGAAGGGTTCTTTAAGATCTCTGATCCATGGCCCTTTACATGAGAATGAAGGAAGTCGAACAGTCAGTAGCTTAATTATGAATAATGCTtggttttttgaaaatatttctCTAGCTATTCCTGTGCATATCCAACAATGGATTTTGGCAACCCCCATCCCGGCCAAGGTTAGAGACTTTTCGTTGTGTTCCTTAGGGAGGGGGAAATTCTTTGACTCCAAATCAACCTATTCCTACCTCTGGGAAAAGGATTTCCCTACATTACAGGGTAATAGTGGGGACTGGAGTATACCGTGGGAGGTTGAGTGCACCCTGAAAATAAAAATTTTCCTTTGGCTTGTCATGTGTGGGAGGGTACGTTGTGCGGCTCACTTGGCACATAGAAGCATAATCCCCAACCAAAATTGTCTTTTTTGTCCTAATGTTGAAGAAGACATGAATCACTTATTTAGAGAATGCCCAGAGCCTCTGATTTTTGGAATGAGGCCACCAAGGAAACATACCCCTTTGTTAATGATTCCCTCCCCTTTAATGAATGGTTTGATTGTAATATGAAATTAAAagacctccccccccccccccaaccacTCTTCTGCCCCCATGTCAATTGTGTTTGCTTACTCCCTGTGGGGTATTTGGTTGAGGAGGAACTTGTGGCTGTTTAAACAAGAGTCTAAGCCTAGTGCATCGGTGTGGAAGAATACTCTATGGTTAGCCAATGTGTTATCTGACAAAGgccaaatcaaaactaaaaccCCATGCTCTGTCGTCTTGGAATTGGTTAATTCTAACTTTTATATCCAGGTTGATGCTTCCTTTTGTCATACATCTCTAGAAACAGGGTATGCAGCTGTGTGTAGGTACAAAAGTGGTCGATGGAATGCAGCGATGGCTAGTAAAACTACAGCAAAAGATGCACTACGTGCAGAATCCATAGCCATCTTTCAAGCGCTGAAATGGTGCAAGGACAATGAATGGTGTGATGTTACTATCACTTCGGACCGTCAGAGAGCGGTACTAGGAATCACAAATAAAGACAACCCAACGGATATTATGTCTAACATATACTTAATAGTAGGGAGTACCTCGGAACAATTCAAGGAGGGTCTTTAAGGAACGTGCCGAGACAAGGAGTTAAGGATGCGGACTATGTAGCTAAAGTAGCTAGGATCATGGATTGCCCacattttataaatttaaacATTTATCCACACCCCGATGTTTATGGTAGTATTTGTAAGAACAATGATGTCCCTTGTTTGTTACCTCCTTATGTTGCTTCAACAGGAGGAGAAGGTGTGTCCAACCACAAACATTtctgtaatttcataatttaatttgATGCCTGGTACTCATttataaccaaaaaaaaaactaaataaggTATGCAAATGGATATCCTATGCTATATAGGACACTTTTTACGAACTGAGGGAATACATTATATCTCTTTTAGCGGGACCGCAGAATGATTAAGGTACCAAAAATAGTTTTACTATGTCAATATATTGTCGAACGGTTTGATTGTTTAGCATAGGCTCCGTGTGATACTCGGACTCGGACTTTTAGTTTCATCACAAGGAAACCATATCAGATCTCTAACACTCCAGTATGGACATGGACTCTTACACACTACAAAAtcatttttttccaaaatataACACATTACTTTGTCATACATTAGTACCAGAATTTGAATAACATAACATAAGGTTGTCGCCTTCCACTAATAGTGATTTGAGAAAAATAGCAATATAGCATCATATATAACACCCTAAAAGTAATATCATTAGGCAATAATAACGTAGTTGAACTGTTGAAGGCTTAGCCTCCTAGTAGACAAAAAGTTTTTGCTAAATTTTACCTCATATGCTAAAACAGATAAAAAtttggaaaatttgtaaatattaaTCCCATCTTTGaccggttttctttaattaagccaacCTATgggatattttttaataatcccacctttaaaCCCTAACTACTTTTATTAGACCTAACAGGTAATTAACCTGATTTAGCCGATGAATCATCCTACGTGGCATTATAATTAACTGTTGtaattttaattcttttttccCCTCTTTTTCTTTATATCTTCATTCTTTCTATTTCTTCCTCATTTTCTCTGctatttttcttcttctcctctgCGACATTTCTTCTTCTCCACCATTCTTGCTACCTCACACCTCGTCATTCAAAGCAATTACTATGCCTGGTTCAAAGCAATTACCTGTCGGATCTGGGTCTTTATCAAATTCAAGGGGAGGGATGGTGCCACCATTGTTTTGTGAATGTGGAAATTACTCTGTTATGCGTACTGTTAAGCGAGGTCCAAATGTTGGAATGAAGTTTCATGGCTGCCCTTTATGGCCGATAAGATCCTTTGATTTGTggcaatttttttgattttcacCACAAGTCACGAATTGTTTGTAAGGGTAAAAACTTTGCAATTGGTTTTAATTCATGTATTTAGGATTCAGTCATCCTAATTAATGAGGGTTTAATTGAACTTTTGTGGGCTAAATTAGTAATTGATTTTGGCAAGGTTGGTGAATTTTGGTTTGGTTGATTAATTTGGTTGTGTTAATCGTATTGTAGAATACGAAGTGCGAATTTTTCAGGTGGATTCTTCCTAATAACAATGAACCTGACCACCTTCAACTTCAGATTTTTGAAGCTAATACAACCATAGCTGAGATGTAGTATGACAAGAAGTTGATGGAGGAAAAGATCAAAAAATTGCAGACTAAAAAGGATAATATGGAGGAAGAAAAACACTAGGGTTTATAGGTCTgaccttcaattgtacgattaTGGGGACGAAAATTGATTGCGCGTTGATGAAGTGCCTATTTCCACAGGAAACTCGTAGATGATGTCATGAACtagtacaattgtggttgaaggttcagtaatggaggagagaggaagtaCGGGAGAGTAGAGAAGGTAAGAGAGAGAGTTGTAAagttttttggaattttttttcgAAATGCTTGAGTAGTTGGCAATTAATGAATGATGTGGCAAGCATTTCAGGAGGGAAACCAAGTTTTGGTTGTCAACGAAAGAAACGTTGACTTTGTTGCCGGTAGCCAGTCATTTCGGCCTAATAAAAGTAGTTAGGGCTTAAAGGtggaattattaaaaaatatcccatggttaggcttaattaaagaaaaccggccaaaggtgGGTATATAATAtctacaaattttcctaaaaatttacataaaaaataaaaactacttGATTAACATTTGACTGCAGTTACAATTTGTCATCCTTTGGCTAGCAACGTTGCTTCAGCATCTCCGAGATCCGCAAGGGATAACTTAGTGTGTTTAATAGCATAATATACCATAGATTAGTTCTGTAACATAATAAATCATTTCCTACTAAATTAATAACACGGTACCAGAGTTCAAATTAGAGATCAAGAATTTGCGTAAATACTTATCCCCGTCTAAAAAACATTAGGAGTGCAACTTCAACTTCACAATATGCTCCATTTCCTCTCCATTGCAATTAATATAATTCTCAAACACATCGCAGCACTTAAGTGAAAGGGGGAAACTGCCAACAACAAAACACAAGAAAAATTCAATAATAATCGCACCAGTTTGGTATCTCTTTGAGAATCCTAAAAAAACAAAGGATATTATATGATTAAATAGATGACAGTAATGAATTGTTTCATTTACACTGTCAACTAAGGAAATTAGGTCCCAGTTCCATAATCATCACATAATCATCAGAAGAAATAGACATAAGAGAAACAAGCTGCAACTTAGAGAACAAAGTCACTATGTTTGGCAAaggttcaaaactttactttCACCATTGATCTCTACTAGAACAGAAACTTGGGTCCTACTGAACCTACAACTAGATATGGGCACTATGGTCTTTTGTCCTAAAAACATACCAAAATTAGAAAATTTGTGCAACTATTACGATACTTGTCAAAAAACAATTGGTGGAACTATTTCTACACAGAGAAATTATACTCTGTATATGGCTGATAAAAGTGAATTTATAAATCATGGAAAACCATTACCAAGTGAAAATTCATGGACTATGAGAAACTGCATTCTCAATCATCGGAAGTATGAAACATATAAAACAAGAAATCTAAACAAGCACACTACCCGATACAAGGTCCTCAATGTAATCACATTCAATTTTACCATGAGCCATCACACCAACCTGAAAGTTTCAGAGAGTTAAGGTAATCAGAAGCAGAGACAAGAGCAAAGACTGCCTAATGCATATACCAAATCAAATAACTGAACCTACCACAAAGACAACATCTTCATCCCTATTGATTCCACTGACATGCTCTCGTAGCTCAACAGCCTTCTCGGAGCTAAATGAAAGACCTAAAGCAGGAAAACATATTTGCATTAACGAATTGCCAAAGTAATCAAATTTTCTCCATCATTATATTGTCAAGGCTTACCTATCTTAGGTGACGAGGGAGGTAAATACTTGGTTACAGGGTTGGCCACCACGCGCAAAAGCTTTTTGCGGTTACCCTTAGCTTTGATACTGAGTGTTTGCAGTAATTCGGCTGTAACAGTCAGGTGTTCATCAGAGACATGTTTGACAACATAAAAACAAATGACAAATTGTACAGGTTATGATATAAAAGCATAATTTGCACAACCCTGAAATCATCAAGCTCACTTAAAAGGAAAGAACTTACCCATCATACTGCAGAAACTTTCTAAGTCCGATGGTATCTTAGCATATGGTTCTACTTTGATCAGAACTCCATCCTCTGTCCGGATGTACACTGCTTTCAGCCTACCGCTTTTACTAAGTCTGGAATTCATAATATCATTGAGCGCCTAGAAATATCAGTTATGGAACAAAAATGGCGTTAAGGATTGGTTGGTGAAAGACTTAGAAATATCACAATAAATGTGGACGCATATTTTCCTCAAATAAAAAGACAATATAGACAAGAAATGAAAACGTAAGGTTACTAGAATCAACAATGATAGTTAGTAACTCCACACTCCTCTCCCCAGGGGAAGAATTGTATTCCTCACTCGTAGCAGGGTTTCTTAGCAAAGTCCAGACTTTTAAGTATGTCAATGGTGTGGGTAGAAAAGGGTCCCTCCGTCACTATAACAAGTTACAACTCTTCATGTCCACCCTTTGTCCCTCGCCTTTCCTGAATGAAAGTTCTATTTTTCTTCTCCCTCCATCCTTATAACTCCCTTCTCCTTTTGAATTTAACATTCTTATTGTTTCCTACTGTACAACACCCAAACCAGCAGAGGTACCCTGCTCTTTGTTCCTCTCCCTAATGTAAAAGTCTCCATACCACAAGTTAAAACAGTCATCGATCAGATACAACAAATGGAAAGTACATTAACAGCTATTTCAAGGATCAATAGGAAAAGCCTACGAACCTCGTGGACTATGTCAGGCCTGTATTTGTAAGGATCCATTTTCTTCTTTCGTAAATAAGAAGCATGCTCATTTGAATTCAGTATTTGGTACCTCTGAAGAAAGAAAAACAGTGATTAGTTCTTGTGAGTTGTGACAATTGACATACTATTAAACATTAAACACTTTGGGATTAAACAACAGAAATTTTACATTATACATTCAACATCCAACATCCAACTAGTCTGAAAATGCACTTACTTTTCCAATGTTGGCAAGGGTCAAAGAAGCCTTCTCAAGAACAAATGTCACACCTGCTCCTGCTCCTGCATCTTTACAAGTAAGGGACAAAGGAATGCCGCATAGATTAACCTCATCATCTTCATTTTTCACTTCATTCACAGTCGGATGACTAAACTTCTGTATTGAATTTAACTCTTTTTCGCCAAGCTCTTCCTCGTCTCCTTTAACTGCTAGCCCATCCCTATTTAACTTCTTCCTATTTGTTGAACAGGGCTGTAAAGATCCCGCCTTTCTTTTTGTTTTACCCATCCTGATAACAACACAACATAGATTTCAGAGCtgaattgcaaatttgcaatcGCTGGCTTAAACCCTAAAACCCAATTCGATATACTCAGGCATGTCCCTGAGCTAGTAATCCTAAATTCCTAATCAATATTGTGAGAATCTTATTTCGAAAATTATAATACGAAATTCAAGTAGAATTACTCAGGCATGTCCCTGAGCTAGTAATCCTAAATTCCTAATCAATATTGTGAGAATCTTATTTCGAAAATTATAATACGAAATTCAAGTAGAATTATGAAGTAGGTATACACCAAAACAAACGCAACATGATATAATTAACAATTTGAAATCACACTGTTTGAAGtaataaaaatacaaataaaatcaactgaaaaatccaacaaaatcgatagaaaaataataattaataccGAGTATATCAGCAGTAGAGAAGGAGAGGTGGTTTAAGGAAGGGCCGCCGACTGGAGGTGGTGAAAGAATTGAATTGTTAGGGTTACAAGAGAAGGAAGGAGATGCAGTCCATGCAGAGCAGACGCGACTAACCCGATTTGGAGTTTGAGGAGAAACAgtattcgtttgtttatttttatttactccGTGCGGAGTATTTATTATGGGAAGTTCTCTACTTCTCTTTAGTCgcttttcgttttttttttcttttatatatatatatatatatatatatattagattttagCCGTGCGATACACGAATTTTTGTAAAttgttaaattaatttttttttcaaagggaaagttaaaataaaactcctatatataacaactgctatatttatatattagactagattattttttattttggattgaatttcattttagatttatattttaaatattagagtatttgattttggatgaaattatatattcgtaatttaataattaattaattaaaatatctacgtggcgcctaattatttatctacgtggcactcgacttttttaattcaaaaataatttcaaaatattatttttcattggccgaaagcattagatttcctacgtggtgctctaatattggattagtgttttattttagattgaattttattttagattagtgtttgattttggatgaattttattttagattagtgtttgattttggatgaaatttattttagatttattttttaattattagagtgtttgattttggatggagttgtatatattaataattaattaattaaaatatctatgtgacacctaattaattatctatgtggcacttgatttttttaattcaaaaataaattagaactcttatttttcattggccaaaaCCAATAGTAATCTTAGGCGgtaaatatgcctcctttatatatatatatatatatatatatatatatatatatatatatatatatatatatatatatatatatatatatatatatatatatagaagaaGGCTCATGTGAGAACACCCTCTTTATGTGAGAACACAATCTTAT
This sequence is a window from Spinacia oleracea cultivar Varoflay chromosome 1, BTI_SOV_V1, whole genome shotgun sequence. Protein-coding genes within it:
- the LOC110775425 gene encoding uncharacterized protein, whose product is MGKTKRKAGSLQPCSTNRKKLNRDGLAVKGDEEELGEKELNSIQKFSHPTVNEVKNEDDEVNLCGIPLSLTCKDAGAGAGVTFVLEKASLTLANIGKRYQILNSNEHASYLRKKKMDPYKYRPDIVHEALNDIMNSRLSKSGRLKAVYIRTEDGVLIKVEPYAKIPSDLESFCSMMAELLQTLSIKAKGNRKKLLRVVANPVTKYLPPSSPKIGLSFSSEKAVELREHVSGINRDEDVVFVVGVMAHGKIECDYIEDLVSVSPFHLSAAMCLRIILIAMERKWSIL